In one Myotis daubentonii chromosome 1, mMyoDau2.1, whole genome shotgun sequence genomic region, the following are encoded:
- the LOC132223927 gene encoding olfactory receptor 10G3, with the protein MERVNSTLLTEFILTGIPYPLRLRMFLFVFFLLIYILTQLGNLLILITVWVDVQLHAHPMYIFLGVLSVVDMAISTIIVPRFMMNFTLVITPISFGGCVTQLYFYHFLGSTQCFLYTLMAYDRYLAICRPLHYPVLMNAKLSTLLVAGAWVAGSIHGALQAILTFRLPYCGPNQVEYFFCDIPAVLRLACADTTVNKLVTLVDIGVVVASCFSLILLSYTRIIQAILRIRTADGRRRAFSTCGAHVTVVTVYYVPCAFIYLRPEANSPLDGAAALFPTAITPFVNPIIYTLRNQEVKLALKRMLGGCRT; encoded by the coding sequence atgGAAAGAGTCAACAGCACATTGCTGACTGAGTTCATCCTGACAGGAATTCCCTATCCACTCAGGCTAAGGATGTttctttttgtgttctttttgctGATCTACATCCTGACTCAGCTGGGGAACCTGCTTATTCTAATCACTGTCTGGGTAGATGTGCAACTCCACGCCCATCCCATGTACATCTTTCTTGGTGTTCTTTCCGTCGTTGACATGGCCATCTCCACCATCATTGTTCCCCGCTTCATGATGAACTTCACTTTAGTCATCACACCCATCTCATTTGGTGGCTGTGTCACTCAACTCTATTTCTATCACTTCCTGGGCAGCACCCAGTGCTTCCTCTACACCCTGATGGCCTACGACAGGTACCTGGCAATCTGCCGGCCCCTGCACTACCCTGTGCTCATGAATGCTAAGCTGAGTACATTACTTGTGGCTGGAGCTTGGGTGGCAGGATCCATCCATGGGGCTCTCCAGGCCATCCTAACCTTCCGTCTACCTTACTGTGGGCCTAATCAGGTAGAGTACTTCTTCTGTGACATCCCTGCAGTTTTGAGGCTGGCCTGTGCTGATACAACAGTCAACAAGCTGGTGACCCTTGTGGACATTGGGGTGGTGGTTGCCAGTTGCTTCTCCCTGATTCTCCTCTCCTACACACGGATCATTCAGGCCATCCTGAGAATCCGTACAGCTGATGGGCGGCGCCGGGCCTTTTCCACCTGTGGAGCCCATGTAACTGTGGTAACCGTGTACTATGTGCCTTGTGCCTTCATCTACCTGAGGCCTGAAGCCAACAGCCCCCTGGATGGGGCAGCTGCCCTGTTCCCCACAGCCATCACTCCTTTTGTCAACCCCATCATCTACACTCTGCGGAACCAAGAGGTGAAGCTGGCCTTGAAGAGAATGCTAGGAGGCTGTAGAACTTAG
- the LOC132227399 gene encoding olfactory receptor 10G2-like has product MENTENTSLDTVVTDFILLGLPHPQNLRILLFLVFFIIYILTQLGNLLILLTVWADPKLHARPMYILLGVLSFLDMWLSSVIVPRIILNFTPCSKTIPFGGCVAQLYAFHFLGSTQCFLYTLMAYDRYLAICRPLRYPMLMNSKLCTILVAGAWLAGSIHGSIQATLTFRLPYCGPNQVDYFFCDIPAVLRLACADTTVNELVTFVDIGVVAASCFMLILLSYANIVHAILKISTADGRRRAFSTCGSHLTMVTVYYVPCIFIYLRPGSKSPLDGAVAVFYTVITPFLNPLIYTLRNQEVKSALKRIAGGRGGCK; this is encoded by the coding sequence ATGGAAAACACCGAAAACACATCTCTGGACACCGTGGTCACAGATTTCATTCTCCTGGGCTTACCTCACCCCCAAAATCTGAGGATCCTCCTCTTCCTGGTCTTCTTCATCATTTACATCCTCACTCAGTTGGGGAACCTGCTCATTCTGCTCACTGTGTGGGCTGACCCAAAGCTCCATGCTCGCCCCATGTACATTCTCCTGGGTGTGCTCTCATTCCTGGACATGTGGCTCTCCTCAGTCATTGTTCCTCGAATTATTCTAAATTTCACTCCCTGCAGCAAGACCATCCCATTTGGtggttgtgtggctcagttgtatGCCTTTCATTTCCTGGGCAGCACCCAGTGCTTCCTCTACACCTTGATGGCCTACGACAGGTACCTGGCAATATGCCGGCCTCTGCGCTACCCCATGCTCATGAATAGTAAGTTATGCACCATTCTTGTGGCTGGAGCTTGGCTGGCTGGCTCCATCCATGGATCTATCCAAGCCACCTTGACTTTCCGCCTGCCCTACTGTGGGCCCAACCAAGTGGATTATTTTTTCTGTGACATCCCCGCAGTATTGAGACTGGCCTGTGCTGACACAACTGTCAATGAGCTTGTGACCTTTGTGGACATTGGGGTAGTGGCTGCCAGTTGCTTCATGCTGATTCTGCTCTCCTATGCCAACATAGTCCATGCCATCCTGAAGATAAGCACTGCTGATGGGCGACGGCGGGCCTTCTCCACCTGTGGCTCCCATCTAACTATGGTCACAGTCTACTATGTCCCCTGTATTTTCATCTACCTCAGGCCAGGCTCCAAGAGTCCCCTGGATGGGGCAGTGGCTGTGTTTTACACTGTTATCACTCCATTTCTGAACCCCCTCATCTATACACTGAGGAACCAGGAAGTGAAGTCTGCTCTGAAGAGAATAGCAGGAGGTCGAGGGGGCTGCAAGTGA
- the LOC132224002 gene encoding olfactory receptor 10G2 gives MRKTKNTSLDTVVTDFILLGLPHPQNLRILLFLVFFIIYILTQLGNLLILLTVWADPKLHARPMYVLLGVLSFLDMWLSSVIVPRLMLDFTPANKAIPFGGCVAQLYFFHFLGSTQCFLYTLMAYDRYLAICRPLRYPMLMNSKLCTILVAGAWLAGSIHGSIQATLTFRLPYCGPNQVDYFICDIPAVLRLACADTTVNELVTFVDIGVVAASCFMLILLSYANIVHAILKISTADGRQRAFSTCGSHLTVVTVYYVPCIFIYLRPGSKSPLDGAVAVFYTVVTPFLNPLIYTLRNQEVKSALKRIAGGRGAASENK, from the coding sequence ATGAGAAAGACCAAAAACACATCCCTGGACACCGTGGTCACAGATTTCATTCTCCTGGGCTTACCTCACCCCCAAAATCTGAGGATCCTCCTCTTCCTGGTCTTCTTCATCATTTACATCCTCACTCAGTTGGGGAACCTGCTCATTCTGCTCACTGTGTGGGCTGACCCAAAGCTCCATGCTCGCCCCATGTACGTGCTTCTGGGTGTGCTCTCATTCCTGGACATGTGGCTCTCCTCAGTCATTGTTCCTCGTCTAATGTTGGACTTTACTCCTGCCAACAAGGCAATACCGTTTGGtggttgtgtggctcagttgtatttctttcatttcctggGCAGCACCCAGTGCTTCCTCTACACCTTGATGGCCTACGACAGGTACCTGGCAATATGCCGGCCTCTGCGCTACCCCATGCTCATGAATAGTAAGTTATGCACCATTCTTGTGGCTGGAGCTTGGCTGGCTGGCTCCATCCATGGATCTATCCAAGCCACCTTGACTTTCCGCCTGCCCTACTGTGGGCCCAACCAGGTGGATTACTTTATCTGTGACATCCCTGCAGTATTGAGACTGGCCTGTGCTGACACAACTGTCAATGAGCTTGTGACCTTTGTGGACATTGGGGTAGTGGCTGCCAGTTGCTTCATGCTGATTCTGCTCTCCTATGCCAACATAGTCCATGCCATCCTGAAGATAAGCACTGCTGATGGGCGACAGCGGGCCTTCTCCACCTGTGGCTCCCATCTAACTGTGGTCACAGTCTACTATGTCCCCTGTATTTTCATCTACCTCAGGCCAGGCTCCAAGAGTCCCCTGGATGGGGCAGTGGCTGTGTTTTACACTGTTGTCACTCCATTTCTGAACCCCCTCATCTATACACTGAGGAACCAGGAAGTGAAGTCTGCTCTGAAGAGAATAGCAGGAGGTCGAGGGGCTGCAAGTGAAAATAAGTAA